Proteins from a genomic interval of Rosa chinensis cultivar Old Blush chromosome 2, RchiOBHm-V2, whole genome shotgun sequence:
- the LOC112190744 gene encoding COBRA-like protein 1 — protein MMKPSAFYIAVFCFLLPALSIEAYDPLDPTGNITIRWDILSWTEDGYVAIVTIRNYQMYRHIEAPGWRLGWSWARGEVLWSMLGAETTERGDCSRFGGGVDGPPHCCDSSPKVVDLLPGVPYNQRISQCCRGGNLGSMVQDQAASASMFQMTVAAAGTTKKTVRRPKNFTLEAPGPGYTCGPARIVDPTRYPSPDRRRHTQALVSWNVVCTYSQFLASATPTCCVSLSSFYSKMLVSCRTCACGCKSNPGGCAGPNSPDLSPAPRVQCTSHMCPVRVHWHVKLNYKEYWRVKISVTNFNYKMNYTQWNLVVQHPNFNNMTTSYSFNSHSLGPYGDINDTTMFWGLEYFNDMLLEAGLEGNVRSDILFGKSKSSFTFANGWAFPRRIYFNGEECVMPPVDVYPRLPSSSRKPTSCVLDAAVTCILTLLCLAMSVWQ, from the exons ATGATGAAGCCATCAGCTTTCTACATTGCAGTCTTCTGCTTTCTCCTGCCTGCTCTCAGCATTG aggCCTATGACCCTCTTGATCCCACAGGAAACATCACAATCAGATGGGACATCTTAAGTTGGACGGAGGATGGTTATGTG GCTATTGTCACTATAAGAAATTATCAGATGTACCGACACATCGAAGCACCAGGATGGAGGTTAGGTTGGTCCTGGGCGAGAGGTGAGGTACTTTGGTCTATGCTGGGCGCCGAAACGACCGAGAGGGGAGACTGCTCCAGATTTGGAGGAGGAGTAGATGGCCCTCCGCATTGCTGTGATAGCAGTCCGAAGGTGGTGGACTTGCTTCCTGGTGTGCCATACAACCAGCGGATCTCTCAGTGCTGCAGAGGGGGAAACTTGGGTTCAATGGTCCAGGACCAAGCAGCCAGTGCGAGCATGTTCCAGATGACGGTGGCTGCTGCTGGTACCACTAAGAAGACCGTCAGGCGACCGAAGAATTTCACACTGGAAGCGCCCGGACCTGGATATACTTGTGGTCCAGCACGCATTGTGGATCCCACAAGATATCCCTCTCCTGATAGGAGGAGACACACTCAAGCTCTTG TGAGCTGGAATGTGGTCTGCACGTATTCACAGTTCCTTGCTTCAGCAACACCTACTTGTTGCGTGTCCCTCTCCTCTTTTTACAGTAAGATGTTGGTGAGCTGCCGTACCTGTGCTTGTGGCTGCAAGAGCAACCCCGGCGGCTGTGCAGG GCCAAATTCTCCAGATTTATCTCCAGCTCCTCGCGTCCAGTGTACGAGCCATATGTGTCCAGTGCGAGTCCACTGGCACGTTAAGCTCAACTACAAGGAGTATTGGAGGGTTAAAATTAGCGTAACCAATTTCAATTACAAGATGAACTATACTCAGTGGAATCTGGTTGTGCAACATCCCAACTTCAACAACATGACAACAAGTTATAGCTTCAATTCCCATTCATTAGGTCCCTATGGTGATATAA ATGATACAACTATGTTTTGGGGACTTGAGTATTTCAACGACATGCTCTTGGAAGCTGGTCTTGAAGGAAACGTGCGGTCGGATATTCTTTTTGGGAAGAGCAAATCCAGTTTTACATTTGCAAATGGATGGGCTTTCCCTCGAAGGATTTATTTTAATGGCGAGGAATGCGTTATGCCCCCTGTTGATGTCTACCCAAGGCTGCCAAGCAGTAGTCGGAAACCAACCAGTTGTGTACTTGATGCAGCCGTCACCTGCATTTTGACATTATTATGTTTAGCTATGAGTGTCTGGCAATGA
- the LOC112188866 gene encoding sec1 family domain-containing protein MIP3, translating to MALVDVTKSCLDSISQISEHIEGSVLYLDAGSTESFQYIGAFPLLLNHGVRAICSLENMSSLDAVVDWNANSDPDRKVVVVTTRLLSDAHRYILRCLSTHPAVHCCTIFTSISEIAHSAYPDSPLGPDAFHEYESLLVQDYEELVKKGVKKPLQPGVSNFKDNIDLGDEGRSQLAPSEEDISHPQASSTARDSYGENLIADTEEVGQNLVVSVRHFPMIICPFSPRVFVLPPEGSVAEAYLSAKHEDALSPGLPSLSTGLLSDGDDIPPGATLTANFLYHFAAKLDLKMEIFSLGDLSKTVGKMFTDMSSLYDVGRRKRSAGLLLIDRTLDLLTPCCHGDSLVDRVFSSLPRRENTASYTQIKTSKSQLKQGPSNLERASLDVQIPLAKILSEEDCKIENFRLLESIEAFLCGWDSGNSASQVLDLSNLKNKIHDEKLPQLENELLRGSLVSTESFRGTPYLETLLDRKTKDGTILVKKWLQEALRRENISVNVKSRPGFATKSELQAMTKALAKSQSSLLKNKGIIQLAAAVVAALDESLSSRWEAFSNAEKILSVSAEDTSQSLAVQIGDFINKSALLGLHGQKNGKFGVSQGVLSFQDTLYLMISGYILAGENFPTAGNDGPFSWQEEQLLKDSIVEAILENPSIAKLKFLHGLMEELETNLSRIKSEESKGTSSDQIDIDDLDDDQWGKWGDEDVDDTNNSKEKVYDDMQLKLELRDRVDNLFKFLHKLSSLKSRNIPLKDGALDSDNNFSGDPYASRGLLYKLLTRVLSKNDVPGLEYHSSTVGQLFKSGFRRFGLGQAKPSLADQNVILVFVIGGINGVEVREAQEALSESGRPDIEMILGGTTLLTPDDMLDLLLGKSSYF from the exons ATGGCTTTGGTCGATGTCACCAAATCTTGCCTCGATTCAATTAGCCAG ATATCGGAGCACATTGAAGGTTCTGTTCTTTACCTAGATGCTGGATCTACAGAGAGTTTCCAGTACATTGGAGCGTTTCCTCTCTTACTCAACCATGGAGTTCGTGCCATTTGCAGTTTGGAAAATATGTCTTCTCTTGATGCG GTAGTTGATTGGAATGCAAATTCTGATCCTGATAGGAAAGTCGTGGTGGTAACAACTCGTTTGCTAAGTGATGCACATCGATATATATTACGTTGTCTTAGCACTCATCCAGCTGTCCATTGTTGTACTATATTCACATCTATCTCAGAG ATAGCACATTCAGCATATCCTGATTCACCTCTGGGACCAGATGCATTTCATGAATATGAATCCTTGCTTGTCCAAGATTATGAGGAACTTGTCAAGAAAGGTGTAAAGAAACCCTTACAGCCTGGTGTTAGCAACTTCAAGGATAATATAGATTTAGGAGATGAAGGACGGTCACAACTTGCTCCGAGTGAAGAGGACATATCTCACCCCCAAGCTAGTTCAACTGCAAGAGATTCCTATGGAGAGAATCTGATTGCTGATACAGAAGAAGTAGGGCAAAATTTGGTTGTTTCTGTGCGTCACTTCCCAATGATTATCTGTCCTTTTTCACCAAGAGTCTTTGTTTTACCTCCAGAGGGATCAGTTGCTGAAGCATACTTATCAGCTAAACATGAGGATGCCCTTAGTCCTGGATTACCCTCCTTAAGTACTGGGTTGCTTTCTGATGGTGATGATATTCCTCCTGGGGCAACTCTTACAGCAAATTTTCTTTACCATTTTGCGGCCAAG TTGGACCTGAAGATGGAGATATTTTCACTTGGTGATCTCTCAAAAACTGTGGGGAAGATGTTTACAGACATGTCAAGTCTTTATGATGTTGGTCGCCGTAAACGATCAGCAGGGCTATTACTCATTGACCGTACACTAGATCTTCTTACTCCATGCTGTCATGGAGATTCACTTGTTGACCGTGTGTTTTCATCCTTGCCTCGTAGGGAAAATACAGCATCCTATACTCAAATAAAAACCTCAAAAAGCCAACTAAAACAGGGCCCTTCAAACCTGGAACGTGCTTCTCTTGATGTTCAGATACCACTTGCTAAAATTCTAAGTGAAGAAGATTGCAAGATAGAGAACTTTCGGCTATTAGAAAGTATTGAAGCTTTTCTATGTGGGTGGGATTCTGGAAACTCTGCTTCTCAAGTTTTAGATCTGAGCAATCTCAAGAACAAAATTCATGATGAGAAGCTTCCCCAGTTAGAGAATGAGCTTCTAAGAGGGTCTCTTGTGTCCACTGAAAGTTTTCGAGGAACACCATATTTGGAAACTCTACTAGATAGGAAAACCAAAGATGGGACCATACTAGTAAAGAAGTGGCTTCAAGAAGCTCTTCGTCGGGAAAATATCTCCGTGAATGTGAAATCCCGTCCTGGTTTTGCTACAAAGTCAGAGTTGCAAGCTATGACAAAAGCACTGGCCAAATCCCAGTCATCTCTACTGAAAAACAAAGGAATTATTCAGTTGGCAGCGGCTGTAGTGGCTGCACTTGATGAATCTCTTTCATCCAGATGGGAAGCATTTAGCAATGCAGAGAAAATATTAAGTGTAAGTGCTGAAGACACAAGCCAGAGTCTTGCTGTGCAAATTGGTGATTTTATTAATAAGAGTGCTTTGTTGGGATTGCATGGACAGAAGAATGGAAAATTTGGGGTCTCCCAAGGGGTACTTTCTTTTCAGGATACTTTGTATCTTATGATTTCTGGATATATATTAGCTGGTGAGAATTTCCCAACAGCTGGGAATGATGGCCCCTTTTCTTGGCAAGAGGAGCAACTATTGAAAGATTCTATTGTTGAAGCAATTCTTGAAAACCCTTCAATAGCAAAACTGAAGTTTCTTCATGGCCTAATGGAAGAGCTTGAGACCAACTTAAGCAGGATCAAATCAGAGGAAAGCAAGGGGACATCCTCAGATCAAATAGATATTGATGATCTTGATGACGATCAGTGGGGTAAATGGGGTGATGAAGATGTTGATGATACAAATAACAGTAAAGAGAAAGTGTATGATGACATGCAGCTGAAGTTGGAGTTGCGTGATAGGGTCGATAACCTTTTCAAATTCCTTCACAAGTTATCCAGTTTGAAGAGTCGAAACATACCATTGAAGGATGGGGCTTTAGATTCGGACAATAATTTCAGTGGAGATCCATATGCTAGTAGAGGATTACTTTATAAGCTTCTAACTCGGGTATTGAGCAAGAATGATGTTCCTGGTTTGGAGTATCACTCTTCTACTGTGGGGCAACTATTTAAAAGTGGCTTCAGAAGATTTGGCCTTGGGCAG GCAAAACCAAGTTTAGCCGATCAAAATGTCATCCTTGTATTTGTTATTGGGGGCATTAATGGTGTGGAG GTTCGTGAAGCTCAAGAGGCATTATCTGAAAGTGGAAGACCGGATATAGAAATGATTCTTGGTGGAACAACTCTCTTAACTCCTGACGACATGCTTGACTTGCTACTGGGGAAATCTAGTTATTTTTGA